A stretch of the Halomonas sp. BDJS001 genome encodes the following:
- the pyk gene encoding pyruvate kinase gives MNALHFSTIRRTKIVATLGPASDREGVLEAMLKAGVDVVRLNFSHGTADDHRRRLTEVREIAAQLGRSVAVLGDLQGPKIRIARFRDGAVVLKEGQPFILDMALDGDAGDSHQVGCDYKTLSKDVTAGDRLLLDDGRLVLDVARVDGQQVHTTVVVGGKLSNHKGINKQGGGLSAPALTEKDKEDLKTAVEIGVDYLAISFPRHAEDMLEARRLLGEEGKEIGLVAKVERAEAVADDATLDGIIEASEAVMVARGDLGVEIGDAKLVGVQKRMIKRARSLNRAVITATQMMESMISAPLPTRAEVFDVANAVLDGSDAVMLSAETAAGDYPLETVEAMSRVCLGAEREKTAQESGHRIHEGFSRPDETIALSAMYAANHMTGITAIACMTSSGYTPLIASRIRSGLPIVGLAHNPIAQRRMALYRGVVSLPFDTSEMSATELNDRALEMLVKTGISKPGDHVILTRGDHMNAHGGTNTMKVMEITDEHAKS, from the coding sequence ATGAACGCACTGCACTTCTCCACGATCCGTCGTACCAAAATTGTCGCCACCCTTGGGCCTGCCAGCGACCGGGAAGGCGTATTGGAAGCCATGCTCAAGGCGGGGGTCGATGTGGTGCGTCTTAACTTCTCCCATGGCACAGCGGATGATCACCGCCGTCGGCTAACCGAGGTGCGTGAAATTGCCGCCCAGCTAGGCCGCAGCGTTGCGGTGTTGGGGGATCTGCAGGGGCCCAAAATTCGTATTGCACGGTTTAGAGATGGGGCTGTGGTGCTCAAAGAGGGCCAGCCGTTTATTCTTGATATGGCGCTGGATGGCGATGCAGGGGATAGCCATCAGGTGGGCTGCGACTATAAAACCTTGTCGAAAGACGTTACTGCGGGGGATCGCCTGCTGTTAGACGATGGGCGCCTGGTGCTGGACGTGGCCCGTGTTGACGGCCAACAGGTGCATACCACCGTGGTCGTGGGTGGCAAACTCTCTAACCATAAAGGCATCAACAAGCAGGGCGGCGGGCTGTCCGCTCCGGCATTGACCGAAAAAGATAAAGAGGACCTTAAGACCGCTGTTGAAATCGGCGTCGACTACTTAGCCATTTCTTTCCCCCGCCATGCTGAAGATATGCTCGAAGCACGCCGCTTATTGGGCGAGGAAGGAAAAGAGATTGGCCTGGTGGCCAAAGTCGAACGTGCCGAAGCCGTCGCGGATGACGCCACCCTGGATGGCATTATCGAAGCCTCTGAAGCGGTCATGGTAGCGCGGGGCGATCTTGGCGTTGAAATTGGCGATGCCAAACTGGTCGGCGTGCAAAAGCGCATGATTAAGCGAGCGCGTTCGCTGAACCGTGCGGTGATTACCGCCACGCAAATGATGGAAAGCATGATTTCAGCGCCACTCCCCACCCGCGCTGAGGTGTTTGACGTGGCCAACGCGGTGCTGGATGGCAGCGATGCGGTGATGCTCTCGGCGGAAACCGCGGCGGGCGACTACCCGCTGGAAACCGTAGAAGCCATGTCACGTGTTTGCCTGGGAGCTGAGCGGGAAAAAACCGCCCAGGAGTCCGGTCACCGTATTCATGAAGGCTTTTCCCGCCCTGATGAGACCATTGCGCTCTCCGCCATGTACGCGGCCAACCATATGACCGGCATTACCGCGATTGCCTGTATGACCTCTTCGGGCTATACACCGCTGATCGCTTCGCGCATTCGTTCGGGCCTGCCGATTGTCGGCTTGGCGCATAATCCCATTGCCCAACGCCGCATGGCGCTCTACCGCGGCGTCGTTTCGCTGCCGTTTGATACCTCCGAAATGAGTGCCACCGAGCTAAACGACCGGGCCCTCGAGATGCTTGTCAAGACCGGTATCTCCAAGCCAGGCGACCATGTGATCCTGACTCGTGGCGACCATATGAATGCCCATGGCGGCACCAATACCATGAAGGTCATGGAGATTACTGACGAGCATGCGAAAAGCTAA
- a CDS encoding MurR/RpiR family transcriptional regulator gives MTPHIGQRITAQFDALTAQEQRVASFILDHFDDLAVYSAADLARLTGVSKSTVSRLFKRLGFESYRTVKDHARQLRNLGVPLVIDANAMQEEAGAPFQRHLQREQDNLQRCLNGIAHQDFSALVESLDKARHVVVIGFRNSYPLALHFRQQLIQARTQVRVVPHPNQSLAEEIVDLTEQDVVVLFGFRRRPAAFASLIDALERSPAKVVLLADPTAVNFASQVTWFFETPLESLSAFDSYAAANSLICLIANGVLHRRLAQGRERISAISDVYAELGELEAPTMSVDWSAQ, from the coding sequence ATGACGCCGCATATCGGACAGCGGATTACCGCTCAGTTTGACGCGCTAACTGCCCAGGAGCAGCGGGTGGCGAGCTTTATCCTCGATCACTTTGATGATCTGGCGGTATACAGCGCCGCTGATTTGGCGCGTTTGACCGGAGTCTCCAAATCGACCGTCAGCCGCCTGTTCAAGCGGTTGGGATTTGAGAGCTACCGCACCGTTAAAGACCATGCCCGCCAGTTGCGCAATCTGGGCGTGCCGCTAGTGATCGACGCCAACGCTATGCAAGAGGAGGCAGGCGCGCCGTTCCAGCGCCATTTGCAGCGGGAGCAGGATAATTTGCAGCGCTGTTTAAATGGCATTGCTCATCAGGATTTTTCAGCCTTGGTGGAAAGCCTGGATAAGGCGCGCCATGTGGTCGTTATCGGTTTTCGTAACAGCTACCCACTAGCCCTACATTTTCGCCAGCAGTTGATTCAGGCGCGCACCCAGGTGCGGGTAGTGCCTCACCCTAACCAGTCGTTAGCGGAAGAGATCGTCGATCTCACCGAGCAGGACGTGGTGGTACTGTTTGGTTTTCGCCGCCGCCCAGCGGCCTTTGCTTCGCTCATTGATGCACTTGAGCGCTCACCTGCCAAGGTAGTCTTACTGGCTGACCCTACTGCGGTCAATTTCGCCTCTCAGGTAACGTGGTTTTTTGAAACGCCACTGGAAAGCCTCTCGGCGTTTGATAGCTACGCCGCTGCCAATAGCCTGATCTGCCTGATTGCCAACGGCGTACTGCACCGTCGCCTTGCACAAGGTCGAGAGCGCATCAGCGCGATTAGCGATGTGTACGCTGAGCTGGGTGAGCTGGAAGCGCCAACTATGAGCGTGGATTGGAGCGCCCAATAG
- a CDS encoding amino acid ABC transporter ATP-binding protein, with translation MTLVYVDNVHKAFGDLEVLKGINLSVAQGEVVAIIGRSGSGKSTLLRCLNQLEKHDSGEITIADKQLDAASMSPKELSENVGMVFQSFNLFPHKTVGENVCLAPIVVRGEGKAEVEEIARAVLEKVGLSDKYDAYPAQLSGGQQQRVAIARALAMRPKVMLCDEVTSALDPELVGEVLRVLEALAKEGMTLILVTHEMSFARDVADRVVFMHQGRIHEEGAPSELFSNPQTPELKQFISAVL, from the coding sequence ATGACGCTGGTTTACGTTGATAACGTGCATAAGGCCTTTGGCGATCTGGAAGTACTTAAAGGTATTAATCTGTCGGTCGCGCAGGGCGAAGTAGTGGCGATTATTGGCCGCAGCGGCTCGGGTAAAAGTACCCTGCTGCGCTGCCTGAACCAGCTGGAGAAGCACGACAGCGGCGAGATCACCATCGCCGATAAGCAGCTCGATGCGGCGTCCATGTCGCCCAAGGAGCTAAGCGAAAACGTGGGCATGGTGTTTCAAAGCTTTAACCTGTTTCCCCATAAAACCGTGGGGGAAAATGTCTGTCTGGCGCCAATCGTCGTGCGTGGTGAAGGCAAGGCAGAGGTGGAGGAAATCGCTAGGGCAGTGCTTGAGAAAGTCGGCCTCTCGGATAAGTATGACGCCTATCCGGCCCAGCTCTCCGGTGGTCAGCAGCAGCGGGTGGCGATCGCCAGGGCACTGGCCATGCGCCCCAAGGTAATGCTCTGCGATGAGGTGACGTCGGCACTTGATCCCGAGTTGGTCGGGGAAGTGCTGCGGGTGTTGGAGGCGTTAGCAAAAGAGGGTATGACGCTGATTCTGGTCACCCACGAGATGAGTTTCGCCCGCGACGTGGCCGATCGGGTGGTGTTTATGCACCAGGGGCGCATCCATGAAGAGGGCGCCCCCAGCGAGCTGTTCAGCAATCCACAAACGCCGGAGCTAAAGCAGTTTATCTCTGCCGTGCTCTAG
- a CDS encoding YfcC family protein produces the protein MSQHTPSSPDSPAPKKSWCRIPDIYAVLFVFIALAAVATHFVPAGQFERVPGPNGRITIDPTSYEQIASSPIGIVDFMLAIPNGLMSAGEVVFFTFMIGGMFMVLRRTGIIEIGVDKLTRRFARQSLLTIPVLMTVFALIATVIGTQELALVYVPVILPLMVALRFDSVTAAAVALCATTVGFTTGVLNPINTGLGQQLSDLPLYSGYGLRVIAFVVMLAAAIFFVMRYARSVRQTPSLSLLSSDASESEKRSLYQHADNSPALIATARQKLAAIATFAFFAVLVYGVLQQGWFMMEMAGLFIIMGIVVGLIAGLDTDEICSGFNQGFRDVLVGAMIAGVARGVAVMLEDGQIMDTLVFGLGNLVGGLPTLLSAIGMFFAQLGFNFIVPSGSGQALVTMPLMAPLSDIIGVTRQTAVLAYQLGDGIGNILYPTSGYFMATLALAGVPWQKWVKFFFPLFCVWVVIALGFLIFAQATQWTG, from the coding sequence ATGTCCCAACACACCCCTTCTTCCCCAGATAGCCCAGCGCCCAAGAAAAGCTGGTGTCGGATTCCTGATATCTACGCAGTTCTGTTTGTTTTTATCGCTTTGGCCGCGGTAGCAACGCATTTTGTGCCAGCCGGGCAGTTCGAGCGTGTTCCTGGCCCAAATGGCCGTATCACTATTGACCCGACTTCTTATGAACAGATCGCCTCCTCACCGATTGGTATCGTCGACTTTATGCTGGCGATTCCAAATGGCTTAATGAGTGCCGGTGAAGTTGTCTTTTTCACCTTTATGATTGGCGGTATGTTTATGGTGCTAAGGCGCACCGGCATCATTGAAATAGGGGTGGACAAGCTAACGCGCCGCTTTGCGCGACAGAGCCTGCTCACCATCCCGGTGTTGATGACGGTGTTTGCCCTAATCGCCACGGTAATCGGTACCCAGGAATTGGCGCTGGTCTACGTACCGGTCATTCTTCCGTTGATGGTTGCCTTGCGCTTTGATTCAGTCACAGCGGCAGCAGTGGCGCTTTGTGCTACCACGGTCGGTTTCACCACGGGTGTGCTCAACCCGATCAATACCGGCCTTGGTCAGCAACTCTCAGATCTTCCTCTCTACTCCGGTTATGGCCTGCGCGTCATAGCGTTTGTAGTGATGTTAGCCGCGGCCATTTTCTTCGTTATGCGTTACGCCCGCAGCGTACGCCAGACACCTTCACTTAGCCTTCTCAGCAGTGACGCTAGTGAATCCGAAAAACGCTCGCTTTATCAGCATGCTGACAATAGTCCTGCCTTAATCGCCACCGCCCGCCAGAAACTCGCAGCCATCGCGACGTTCGCCTTCTTCGCGGTACTCGTCTATGGCGTACTGCAGCAAGGCTGGTTCATGATGGAAATGGCAGGCCTGTTTATCATCATGGGCATTGTAGTAGGCTTAATCGCAGGCCTCGATACCGACGAAATATGCTCAGGCTTCAACCAGGGCTTCCGCGATGTATTGGTCGGGGCCATGATCGCAGGTGTCGCCCGGGGCGTGGCCGTGATGCTGGAAGATGGCCAGATCATGGACACGCTGGTGTTTGGACTTGGCAACCTTGTCGGAGGCCTGCCCACCCTGCTCTCGGCGATTGGCATGTTCTTCGCCCAGCTAGGCTTCAATTTTATTGTGCCTTCCGGTAGCGGCCAGGCCCTGGTCACCATGCCGCTAATGGCACCGCTGTCCGACATTATTGGCGTGACTCGCCAAACGGCCGTGTTGGCATACCAGCTTGGCGATGGCATCGGCAATATTCTCTACCCGACCTCAGGCTACTTTATGGCAACGCTGGCGCTGGCGGGCGTGCCATGGCAAAAGTGGGTCAAATTCTTCTTCCCACTTTTTTGCGTATGGGTCGTGATTGCCCTGGGCTTTCTTATCTTTGCCCAAGCCACCCAGTGGACCGGCTAG
- a CDS encoding amino acid ABC transporter permease, whose protein sequence is MIEFTFWDILRNLLLATRWTIVLSLIAFVGGATVGLLLTFMRLSSSRWLQRLTSLYVDLFQGTPLLMQLFLIFFGAAAMGHPISAWLAASIALTLFTSAFLCDIWRGCLEAVAKGQWHAARVLGMNYFQTMRHVILPQALRLSIPPTVGFSVQVIKGTALASIIGFVELTKAGTMLNNATFEPFTIFALVALLYFALCYPLSCYARYLEKKLYDAGLR, encoded by the coding sequence ATGATTGAGTTCACCTTCTGGGACATTCTGCGCAACCTGCTATTGGCAACCCGCTGGACTATTGTGCTGTCACTAATTGCCTTTGTGGGTGGTGCGACAGTGGGTCTGCTGTTGACCTTTATGCGCCTCTCAAGCTCCCGCTGGCTGCAGCGCTTAACGTCACTCTATGTGGATCTTTTTCAAGGTACGCCGCTGCTGATGCAACTGTTCTTGATCTTCTTTGGCGCTGCCGCCATGGGGCATCCGATCTCTGCCTGGCTGGCGGCTTCTATTGCGTTGACGCTGTTTACCAGTGCCTTCCTATGTGACATCTGGCGCGGCTGTTTAGAGGCGGTTGCCAAAGGGCAGTGGCACGCGGCGCGGGTGCTGGGGATGAACTACTTCCAGACCATGCGCCATGTGATTCTGCCCCAGGCGCTGCGGCTCTCGATTCCGCCCACGGTGGGTTTCTCGGTACAGGTCATCAAAGGCACGGCGCTGGCCTCCATCATTGGCTTTGTCGAGTTGACCAAGGCGGGCACCATGCTCAATAACGCCACCTTCGAACCCTTCACCATCTTTGCCCTTGTGGCTCTGCTTTACTTCGCGCTGTGCTACCCCCTTTCCTGCTACGCGCGCTATCTGGAGAAAAAGCTCTATGACGCTGGTTTACGTTGA
- a CDS encoding ureidoglycolate lyase: MLELKAEPLTAEAFAPFGDVIDARTSASFPINAGRTQRHHDLAKVETLGENAHTLINIFVSQPITLPLELTFLERHPQGSQAFMPLHQERFIVVVAPPGEHINPSDVRAFVTDGRQGVNYRAGTWHAIQSVLEREGEFLVVDRGGDGNNCDEFPLAITVTLT, from the coding sequence ATGCTAGAGCTAAAAGCCGAGCCGTTAACCGCAGAGGCCTTCGCCCCTTTTGGCGATGTGATTGATGCACGCACCTCAGCGTCGTTTCCCATCAATGCCGGGCGCACTCAGCGCCACCACGATCTTGCCAAGGTGGAAACCCTGGGTGAAAACGCTCACACGCTGATTAATATCTTCGTGAGCCAGCCGATTACACTGCCGTTGGAGCTAACGTTTTTAGAGCGCCACCCCCAGGGCAGTCAGGCGTTTATGCCGCTGCATCAGGAGCGCTTTATTGTGGTGGTAGCCCCGCCAGGGGAGCATATTAACCCTTCAGACGTGCGGGCTTTTGTCACCGATGGCCGCCAAGGGGTGAACTACCGCGCAGGCACTTGGCACGCCATTCAATCGGTGCTGGAGCGCGAAGGCGAGTTTTTGGTAGTGGATCGGGGCGGTGATGGCAATAATTGCGATGAGTTTCCTCTCGCGATCACCGTGACGTTGACTTAA
- a CDS encoding amino acid ABC transporter permease, producing the protein MGPTLDFLTLLPYVSQLLKGLTTTVILTVVTTLTGLALAVAVAYLRVHAQPWVRWGLGGYVEVIRNTPFIVQLFFIFFGLPGLGIKIDAITAAFIAMTLNLAAYSAEILRAGISATAKGQLEAGRALGMTTLQSYRHVVLIPAFARVYPALISQSIIVMLGSAVVSQISVFDLTYAANFIQSRNFRSFEVYLLITLVYLLLAFGMRRSFMLVGKRVFAYQQGEQR; encoded by the coding sequence ATGGGGCCAACACTCGACTTCCTTACCCTGTTGCCCTACGTCAGTCAGCTTCTCAAAGGTCTTACCACCACGGTCATTTTGACCGTGGTGACCACCTTAACGGGATTAGCGCTGGCAGTGGCGGTGGCGTATTTACGTGTGCACGCGCAGCCATGGGTGCGTTGGGGGCTGGGCGGTTACGTTGAAGTCATCCGCAACACCCCTTTTATTGTGCAACTGTTCTTTATCTTCTTTGGCCTGCCGGGGCTAGGTATCAAAATTGATGCTATTACCGCGGCGTTTATTGCCATGACCCTTAATCTGGCCGCCTACAGTGCCGAGATTCTACGCGCCGGTATTAGCGCCACTGCCAAAGGGCAGCTTGAGGCTGGCCGAGCGCTAGGCATGACTACCTTGCAAAGCTATCGCCATGTCGTGCTGATACCTGCTTTTGCGCGGGTTTACCCGGCACTGATCAGTCAGTCGATTATCGTCATGCTCGGTTCGGCGGTGGTGTCACAGATATCAGTATTCGATCTGACCTATGCCGCGAACTTTATCCAGTCGCGTAACTTTCGCAGCTTTGAAGTCTACCTGCTGATCACGCTGGTCTATCTGCTTCTCGCCTTCGGCATGAGGCGCAGCTTTATGCTGGTGGGCAAGCGCGTATTCGCCTATCAGCAAGGAGAACAACGATGA
- a CDS encoding bifunctional allantoicase/(S)-ureidoglycine aminohydrolase, which produces MPATYYAPTGGHPPQTQITADRAVFTEAYALIPKGVMRDIVTSNLPFWEGTRLWVLARPLSGFAETFSQYIMEVQPQGGSDKPEPDPQAEGVLFIVEGELTLTLSGERHTLQPGGYAFIPPGSSWQVRNESNAPVRFHWVRKAYEFVEGLEVPQAFVTNEQDIAPIEMPGTEGRWATTRFVDPADVRHDMHVNIVTFQPGGVIPFDETHVMEHGLYVLEGKAVYHLNQNWVEVEAGDFMWLRAFCPQACYAAGPGPFRYLLYKDVNRHPALRLGAR; this is translated from the coding sequence ATGCCAGCTACTTATTACGCCCCCACCGGCGGGCACCCGCCACAAACGCAAATTACCGCTGACCGTGCGGTATTTACCGAAGCCTATGCGCTGATCCCCAAAGGCGTGATGCGCGATATCGTCACCAGCAATCTTCCCTTTTGGGAAGGCACCCGGCTATGGGTGCTGGCGCGACCGCTGTCGGGATTCGCCGAGACGTTCTCCCAGTACATTATGGAAGTCCAGCCCCAGGGCGGCAGCGATAAGCCCGAGCCTGATCCTCAGGCGGAAGGCGTGTTGTTTATTGTGGAAGGTGAATTAACGCTTACTTTGTCAGGCGAGCGCCACACCCTGCAGCCCGGCGGCTATGCGTTTATTCCTCCCGGCAGTTCGTGGCAGGTGCGCAATGAATCTAACGCGCCGGTACGTTTCCACTGGGTACGCAAGGCGTATGAGTTTGTGGAAGGGCTTGAAGTACCCCAAGCGTTCGTCACCAACGAGCAGGACATTGCGCCCATCGAAATGCCGGGTACCGAAGGGCGCTGGGCCACCACGCGCTTTGTCGACCCTGCGGACGTTCGCCACGATATGCACGTCAATATCGTTACCTTCCAGCCCGGCGGCGTGATTCCGTTTGATGAAACCCATGTCATGGAGCATGGCCTTTACGTGCTTGAGGGCAAAGCGGTTTACCACCTGAATCAAAATTGGGTAGAAGTAGAAGCTGGGGATTTTATGTGGCTACGCGCTTTCTGTCCCCAGGCCTGCTACGCCGCTGGCCCCGGGCCGTTCCGGTATTTGCTGTACAAAGATGTTAATCGTCATCCTGCTCTTCGCCTGGGTGCTCGTTAA
- a CDS encoding transporter substrate-binding domain-containing protein, protein MQSLSHRFNNSFTRRFKSLQSSVLATSLSAAVALGAFSTSPSVQADALEDIESRGTIRVAVPQDFPPFGSVGTDLQPRGYDIDMAQYLADEMGVELELIPVTSANRIPYLQTGQADLVISSLGKNPEREAAIDFSDAYAPFFLGVFSADQDESVDGPEGLADKTIGVTRGAVEDMELSEIAPDSTTVQRFEDNATTISAFLSGQVDYVATGNVVAAEIAERNSDRAPSLIYQLKDSPCYVGMNKNEPGLMEEVNRLIAQGLEDGTLNEMSQRWFSADLPENFGS, encoded by the coding sequence ATGCAATCGTTATCGCACCGCTTCAATAACTCCTTTACCCGCCGCTTCAAGTCTCTTCAGTCCAGCGTTTTAGCCACCAGCCTGAGTGCCGCAGTCGCCCTGGGGGCTTTTTCGACTAGCCCTAGCGTTCAGGCGGATGCCCTAGAGGATATCGAGTCCCGGGGCACTATTCGGGTGGCTGTCCCGCAAGATTTTCCGCCCTTTGGCTCGGTAGGTACCGACCTGCAGCCCCGTGGCTACGATATCGATATGGCCCAATACCTCGCTGATGAGATGGGGGTTGAGCTTGAGCTGATCCCGGTCACCAGTGCCAACCGTATTCCCTACTTGCAGACGGGGCAGGCGGATTTAGTTATCTCCAGCCTGGGTAAAAATCCAGAACGTGAAGCGGCAATCGACTTCTCCGACGCTTACGCGCCGTTCTTTCTGGGCGTATTCAGCGCCGATCAAGATGAAAGCGTGGATGGCCCGGAAGGCTTGGCCGACAAAACCATCGGTGTGACCCGCGGTGCCGTGGAGGATATGGAGCTTTCTGAGATTGCCCCGGACTCCACCACGGTGCAGCGCTTTGAAGACAACGCCACGACCATTTCTGCGTTTCTATCCGGTCAGGTCGATTACGTGGCCACCGGTAACGTGGTCGCCGCAGAAATTGCCGAGCGAAACAGCGATCGCGCGCCTTCACTGATTTACCAGCTCAAAGACTCCCCCTGCTACGTGGGCATGAATAAAAACGAGCCAGGGCTAATGGAAGAGGTGAATCGCCTGATTGCCCAGGGGTTAGAAGATGGCACCTTGAATGAGATGTCCCAGCGCTGGTTCAGCGCCGACTTGCCTGAAAACTTTGGTAGCTGA